A single region of the Panthera tigris isolate Pti1 chromosome B1, P.tigris_Pti1_mat1.1, whole genome shotgun sequence genome encodes:
- the LOC122237992 gene encoding endogenous retrovirus group K member 8 Env polyprotein-like: protein MPVHSNYNRRVCPLLGIHVLQLRACVPPPYYLIVGDGTITPVKEDGHQLYRLTCPACVLTNCLPVDGPSRSGMKVYLVLQPPYWMLPVNVTGPWYPNYGMQLALEISKRLRRTKRFLGLLIAGLIAAVTVIASATVSVISLHESAQMASHVNELAHNVSKVFATQERIDRKLEAQLEALQEALMYLGDQFAVLRTRLSLICHDAYKHMCVTPLEYTNVTWGQVRRHLQGVWHDANTSLDLLQLQEEINAVASSSLSFPDPGDLAETILHQLNGFNPFNILQHSFWIFIGIVSVISVILVLLCYFWRWGLTAFTTYQVRMHMLQLQTIGGHVGGRAPVPG from the exons ATGCCTGTGCATTCTAACTACAACCGGAGAGTCTGCCCTCTATTGGGCATACATG TTCTGCAATTGCGTGCCTGTGTTCCTCCACCCTACTATCTGATTGTTGGAGATGGAACTATTACTCCAGTAAAAGAAGATGGTCATCAGTTATACCGGCTGACGTGTCCTGCTTGTGTTTTGACCAATTGTCTACCAGTAGATGGACCCTCTAGAAGTGGAATGAAGGTTTATCTGGTCTTACAACCTCCCTATTGGATGTTGCCAGTAAATGTTACAGGACCTTGGTATCCTAATTATGGGATGCAATTGGCCTTAGAAATCAGTAAACGGCTGCGCAGGACCAAACGGTTTCTTGGACTCTTAATTGCTGGACTCATAGCAGCAGTGACTGTAATTGCCTCTGCAACTGTATCTGTAATATCCTTACATGAAAGTGCCCAAATGGCATCCCATGTAAATGAATTGGCTCATAATGTATCCAAGGTGTTTGCCACTCAAGAACGAATAGATCGTAAATTGGAAGCCCAATTAGAGGCACTACAAGAAGCATTAATGTATCTTGGTGATCAGTTTGCTGTTTTGCGTACCAGACTTTCTTTAATTTGTCATGATGCATATAAGCATATGTGTGTTACCCCTTTAGAGTATACCAATGTGACATGGGGACAAGTGCGTCGTCATTTACAAGGCGTTTGGCATGATGCTAATACTAGCTTAGACCTCTTACAGCTACAAGAAGAGATAAATGCTGTTGCAAGTAGCTCACTCAGTTTCCCTGACCCTGGAGATCTCGCTGAAACCATACTGCACCAACTTAATGGGTTTAATCCATTTAATATTCTTCAACATTCCTTTTGGATCTTTATTGGAATTGTTTCTGTAATATCTGTTATACTTGTCTTGCTGTGTTATTTCTGGAGATGGGGTCTTACTGCCTTTACCACATACCAGGTCAGGATGCACATGTTGCAATTACAAACAATAGGGGGACatgtggggggccgggccccggtgccaggctga